One Alphaproteobacteria bacterium genomic window carries:
- a CDS encoding D-aminoacylase, protein MQDNPFDTVILGGTLIDGAGAPRRAADIGIANGRIAALGEPGTLGGAANTVDATGRIVAPGFIDVHTHDDHALLSKPDMAYKASQGVATVVAGNCGISLAPLVFAGDRPPPPLDLLGDGYRFPKMADLFAALDATPPALNAALLCGHSTLRVGAMDNLDRAATDAEIDAMREKLTEALDAGAIGMSTGLYYEPARAAPTEEIIRLAELLGPARALYTTHLRDEGAHLQESMREAFTIGRAAGVKVVLSHHKASGSDNFGATRESLALVEETRKHQPVTLDVYPYDASSTVLTVDRLAASRRVIVTWSVPRPDIAGRFLDEIAAEMGCGIEEAAASLLPAGAIYFMMDEEDVQRVLKYPHAIVASDGLPHDVFPHPRLWGTFPRVLGHYSRDLGLMSLEDAVYRMSGLPAAEFGLTGRGVLAVGNHADITIFDADTVIDRADFQHPTEPAAGIETVFVNGRPVWRNGAATGERPGMALRRQALQAAAK, encoded by the coding sequence GTGCAGGACAACCCATTCGATACCGTCATTCTTGGCGGCACCCTGATCGACGGCGCCGGCGCGCCGCGCCGCGCGGCGGATATCGGCATCGCGAACGGCCGGATTGCCGCGCTCGGCGAACCGGGGACTCTCGGCGGCGCGGCGAATACCGTCGATGCGACCGGCCGGATCGTCGCCCCCGGCTTCATCGACGTGCATACCCATGACGATCATGCGCTGCTGTCGAAACCGGACATGGCCTACAAGGCGAGCCAGGGCGTGGCCACCGTGGTGGCCGGCAATTGCGGCATCAGCCTCGCCCCGCTGGTCTTCGCGGGCGACCGGCCGCCGCCGCCCCTCGACCTGCTCGGCGACGGCTACCGGTTCCCGAAAATGGCCGACCTGTTCGCCGCGCTGGACGCGACGCCCCCGGCCCTGAACGCGGCGCTGCTGTGCGGGCACAGCACATTGCGGGTCGGCGCGATGGACAACCTCGACCGCGCCGCGACCGATGCCGAAATCGATGCGATGCGCGAGAAACTGACCGAGGCGCTGGACGCCGGCGCCATCGGCATGTCGACCGGCCTGTATTACGAACCGGCGCGGGCGGCGCCGACCGAGGAGATTATCCGCCTGGCGGAACTGCTGGGCCCGGCCCGCGCGCTGTACACGACCCACCTTCGCGACGAGGGCGCGCATCTGCAGGAATCGATGCGGGAAGCGTTCACCATCGGCCGCGCCGCCGGGGTCAAGGTGGTGCTGTCGCATCACAAGGCTTCCGGATCGGACAATTTCGGCGCGACGCGGGAATCCCTGGCGCTGGTGGAGGAAACCCGCAAACATCAGCCGGTCACGCTGGACGTCTACCCCTATGACGCCTCCTCGACGGTGCTGACGGTCGACCGGCTGGCCGCGTCCAGGCGGGTCATCGTCACCTGGTCGGTCCCGCGGCCGGACATCGCCGGCCGGTTTCTGGACGAAATCGCCGCGGAAATGGGCTGCGGCATCGAGGAGGCGGCGGCATCGCTGCTGCCGGCCGGCGCGATCTATTTCATGATGGATGAAGAAGACGTGCAGCGGGTGCTGAAATATCCCCACGCCATCGTCGCGTCCGACGGGTTGCCGCATGACGTTTTCCCCCATCCGCGACTCTGGGGCACCTTCCCGCGCGTGCTGGGCCATTACAGCCGGGATCTGGGCCTGATGAGTCTGGAGGACGCGGTATACCGGATGAGCGGGCTGCCCGCCGCCGAGTTCGGCCTGACCGGTCGCGGCGTCCTGGCGGTCGGCAATCATGCGGATATCACGATCTTCGACGCCGACACCGTCATCGACCGGGCCGATTTCCAGCATCCGACGGAACCGGCCGCCGGTATCGAAACAGTCTTTGTGAATGGCCGTCCGGTCTGGCGCAACGGCGCCGCGACCGGCGAACGCCCCGGCATGGCGCTGCGGCGGCAGGCGCTGCAGGCCGCCGCGAAATGA